AATCTCCGCCAGGCGATCAAGACCCGCCGGCTGCACTGTCGTGCCCATATGGTCGATGGCCGGCAGGATCTCGACTTCGATGCGCGGGTTTGCCGCCTTCATGGCCGCCGAATAGGCGTCTGCGCGGAACATCTCGTCATTGGCGCCGATCAGGATGGTTGTCGGCTGGCCGATGCCCCCGAGGGCTGCGCGCCAGTCGCGCGGCAGGCTCATATTGGCGAGCAGCCGATGGGAATAGATGCTGGCCCGCTTGCCCTGAGCCCCTGCTGGAACGGCATAGGCAATGGCCGGCAGGCCGTCGAAGGCCGAGAGGCCGATGATGTTGAGCAGCGACAGGGCAACGATGCGGGGCACCGCCGCATCGGCCCAGCCCCCCGAATTCGGTCGCGTGACCGAAGGTTCGTTCGACAGGAACGGCGATGTCGCCACATAGGCATCGAACTTTTTGCCAAGCGGGCCGCCGGCGATCCGCAGGGCGAAGGCGCCGCCCAGCGAATGACCGATCAGCACCTTCTTTTCCCCGGCATGGCGGGATTCGATCAGGGCCAGAAGGTCGACCATGTCGTCCTCGAGCTGGCCGCGATAGCCGATATCGCCCAGCGTGCCGCTCTCGCCATGGCCCCGGATGTCGATCGCATAGACGGTGAAACCCTGATCTGCCAGCACGCGGGCAACCCCCGTCATGCCGGAGGCGGTGCCGCTCGATCCATGGATGGCCACCGCTATGCCGCCGCCCGGACGGCCCGGATGCAGCTTGTAGCCGAGCCGTGTCCCGTCGCGGGCGGTGAGGAAGCTGTAGGGCAGCTGGTCGGCCTGCCAGCGGCTCATGA
This region of Phreatobacter aquaticus genomic DNA includes:
- a CDS encoding alpha/beta hydrolase produces the protein MRIFAAICLTLVVCVVAAFAAVITIFRPATPPPMPTMEAAGQIMSRWQADQLPYSFLTARDGTRLGYKLHPGRPGGGIAVAIHGSSGTASGMTGVARVLADQGFTVYAIDIRGHGESGTLGDIGYRGQLEDDMVDLLALIESRHAGEKKVLIGHSLGGAFALRIAGGPLGKKFDAYVATSPFLSNEPSVTRPNSGGWADAAVPRIVALSLLNIIGLSAFDGLPAIAYAVPAGAQGKRASIYSHRLLANMSLPRDWRAALGGIGQPTTILIGANDEMFRADAYSAAMKAANPRIEVEILPAIDHMGTTVQPAGLDRLAEIVTRLRDAAPAR